The region CATCACCCGCAAGGTCCGCTCGTCCAGCACCGGCAGCAATCCCCAGGTCTGGAACGCCAGAATCGCGGTGATCGCCCCAAGCACCCACAAACTCCCGCGCACCCGCACCAATTTCAGCTTCAACATGAAGAACCACGAAAAACCCGCACAGACCCACTCCACACGGTTCAGCGAATCAAAAACCAGTCTTCCGATGCTCAACGCCTGCGCCAGCTCGACCCCTGGCGCCTTGAACTTCAGCGGCGCTTCGAGAAAACTCAACGCGCACACAAATCCCAGCCACAAAAAGCTGATCGCAAACGAATAGTGGGCATACCGGCGCATGTCTCCATCATGCCCAAACCCCAAAAAGACACAAGTCTTCTCCTTTCGCCCCCACCCTTTATCCCTTATCCTTTCGACATGTCCATTCTCGAACAACTCGGCGTCGCCCTCGGACTCGCCTCGCTCGCAGGGGTGAACCTCTACCTCACCGTGCTGCTCACCGGCCTGGCCATCCGTTTTGACGTCCTGCAACTCGCCACTCATTACCAGGCCCTCGACGCCCTCGCCCATCCGATTGTGCTCGCCGTCGCCGGGGTGCTGTTCGTGATGGAATTCATCGCTGACAAAATCCCTTGGCTCGATACGCTCTGGGACACGGTTCACACCTTCATCCGCCCCCTCGGCGGCATCCTCCTCAGTCTCCAATCGCTCGGAGAAATGCCCGCCTACATGCAGGTGGTCGCCGGGCTGGTCGCTGGCGGAGCCGCCCTTACCACCCACGGCGTCAAAGCCAGCTCCCGACTGCTCATCAATCATTCTCCCGAACCCGTGTCCAACGTCTCGGTGAGTCTGGCGGAAGATGCCGCCGTTGTCGGAGGCGTGGCACTCACGCTGCTGCATCCCGCCATCGGACTCGCTGTTTTTGCCGGCATCCTGCTGCTCTCCTGGCTGATCTTTCCCCGACTTCTACGCGGGGCCAAGGCCACCTGGAAACTCGCCTGGCACAAGCTGCAAATGCCCGGTCGTCGCCAGCCGTTGACTTCTCCCGTCGAACTCCCTTTGCACATGGACGCCACCCTGCGCGATGTCCTGCTCTACAAAGGCGGACTCTCCGAAAAGGAAATCCGCGCCACCATTCCGTGCCTCACCGGCAAGAGCAAAGGCATTCGTGGACTCATCCCCAATCTCGACGGCCTGCTCATCCTCACCCACGATCTCACCCACCTTTATTTCACCGCCTCCAAAGGCCTGCGCATCCGGCTCTTTCGGGTGCCCCTCATCGGATTGACCGCTGAAGTCGAATCCCGTTTCCTCAGCGAAAACCTTCTCCTGGAAACCCCGAACGTCCGCGCCATCCTACGTTTCCCGCGCGGTAGCAGCGACCTCGCCGAGACCGTCGCGCAAATCCTCCGCCAAGCAGTGGGAACCTCTGTTCCTGCGTCTCCCCAGATTGAGACAGACAAGCCGATCGTCGAAGAACCGCTGTCGATGGCACCAGATCCTGTTCCGGCCCCAACCCCTGCTCCACCCGAGCCATCCATCGCCGAGGAAACGTCTTCGTCACCTTCGCCTTCCAAATCCCAGGACTGACCCAGCGGGTTGGGTTCATCGGCAATAATCGGCGGCTGCTTCAACAAAGAAGTTCATTTGGCGTGTTCGTCGCTTTCTTTCGGAAAATGCCCTCGTAAGCTGAATCCGTCCGGCCGAAAGCGCCCACGCATTCGATCTACCAAACACCCACCGCCAAAATCCATCCATCCCTCCATGTTACTCGATTCCAGCGTTACCCTCGACTACTACGCACAAGCCCCCGTTCCCGCCATCTTCATGCTGCGTCCTCGCAGCGGCTGGGCGCAATGGATCGCCCGCGAAGAATACCTCATCACTCCCATGGTTCAGGTGGTGGAGTTCACCGATCTCTACGGCAATCTTTGCCAGAAACTGGTGATTCCCGAAGGCCCCTTCAGCATCGCCACCAAAAGCCGCGCCAATGTGCCCGACGACATCGACGTCGACGCCAGCGCCGAGATCCTGCCCGTTGCCCATCTCCCGCCCGATGTGTTACATTACCTGCTTCCCAGCCGCTATTGCCAGTCGGATCAACTGGGTGATCTCGCCACCTCCATCGTTGGCACCAATCCCACCACCTATCAACAGGTCGCCCAAATCCGCGCCTGGATCCATGCCAAGGTTACCTACGAATCCGGTGCCAGCGACTCCAGCACCTCGGCCGTTGACACCGCGCAAACTCTGCGCGGCGTTTGTCGCGATTTCGCCCATCTCGGCATTTCCCTTTGCCGCTCGATCAACGTGCCCGCCCGCATGGTGGTCGGATTCCTTCATGAACTCGAACCCATGGATTTGCACGCCTGGTTCGAAGCTTATGTCGGTGGACGCTGGTTCACCATTGACGCCACCGAAGATTTCCCCAAAGGCAACCGCATCGTGGTCGCTTACGGACGCGATGCCGCCGATGTCGCCATCTCCACCATCTTCGGGTCCATTCAGTTCAACGGGATGACCACCACCGTGACCGCCGTCAGATAAACCAATTTGGTCCAAAACCTCACCTGTTAGCGCCATGTCCTATTGTTTGGGAATCAAAACCAGCGACGGCATTGTCCTGGCCTCCGACTCACGAACCAGTGCCGGGGCCGATCAGGTCAACACCTGTCAGAAAATGCACTCCTTCGTCATCCCTGGCGAAAGGGTGCTGGTGGCCGTCACCACCGGGAACCTGTCGCTCAGCCAGTCCGTGTTCACCCTGCTGCGTCAGGACTTCGACCAGGGTCGCGGACTCGCCGCTGCGCCCACCTTCTATGACGCGGTCCGCGAGGTCGGTGAAAAAATCCGCCGCGTGGCCGAGCTGGATCAGGAGGCGTTGGAAAAAGCCAAGCTGCGTTTCAACGTCCACTTCATCTTGGGCGGTCAGATCAAAGGTTCCGAGCCGGAGCTTTACCTCATCTATCCCGTGGGCAATCCCATTCGTTCCACCCCCGATTCGCCTTTTTTGCAAATTGGCGAAAGCAAATACGGCAAGCCAATCCTTGATCGAGGCATCAGCTACGAGACCACCCCCATCGAACAAGCGGCCAAGTATGCCCTCCTGTCGCTCGATTCCACCA is a window of Phragmitibacter flavus DNA encoding:
- a CDS encoding DUF4126 domain-containing protein, coding for MSILEQLGVALGLASLAGVNLYLTVLLTGLAIRFDVLQLATHYQALDALAHPIVLAVAGVLFVMEFIADKIPWLDTLWDTVHTFIRPLGGILLSLQSLGEMPAYMQVVAGLVAGGAALTTHGVKASSRLLINHSPEPVSNVSVSLAEDAAVVGGVALTLLHPAIGLAVFAGILLLSWLIFPRLLRGAKATWKLAWHKLQMPGRRQPLTSPVELPLHMDATLRDVLLYKGGLSEKEIRATIPCLTGKSKGIRGLIPNLDGLLILTHDLTHLYFTASKGLRIRLFRVPLIGLTAEVESRFLSENLLLETPNVRAILRFPRGSSDLAETVAQILRQAVGTSVPASPQIETDKPIVEEPLSMAPDPVPAPTPAPPEPSIAEETSSSPSPSKSQD
- a CDS encoding transglutaminase-like domain-containing protein, yielding MLLDSSVTLDYYAQAPVPAIFMLRPRSGWAQWIAREEYLITPMVQVVEFTDLYGNLCQKLVIPEGPFSIATKSRANVPDDIDVDASAEILPVAHLPPDVLHYLLPSRYCQSDQLGDLATSIVGTNPTTYQQVAQIRAWIHAKVTYESGASDSSTSAVDTAQTLRGVCRDFAHLGISLCRSINVPARMVVGFLHELEPMDLHAWFEAYVGGRWFTIDATEDFPKGNRIVVAYGRDAADVAISTIFGSIQFNGMTTTVTAVR
- a CDS encoding peptidase encodes the protein MSYCLGIKTSDGIVLASDSRTSAGADQVNTCQKMHSFVIPGERVLVAVTTGNLSLSQSVFTLLRQDFDQGRGLAAAPTFYDAVREVGEKIRRVAELDQEALEKAKLRFNVHFILGGQIKGSEPELYLIYPVGNPIRSTPDSPFLQIGESKYGKPILDRGISYETTPIEQAAKYALLSLDSTMRSNATVGPPVDLMLYRNDTLEVTHRRRFQGHDSDWMELHMRWEQALRKAIHELPEVNYDGPAVSRNL